From one Pseudanabaena sp. FACHB-2040 genomic stretch:
- a CDS encoding ATP-binding protein yields MPRLLRFPQVRQPWAKRPLQWILVLPFIAQLVGAVALVEYLSFRNSQRAIHDLASQLRIELTGRIQQQIQGYVESPFLINEMNAIALTQGSIQVKQAEGEYLFWQQAKTFPTNNLIYCGTEADGAFMGVGRSKDDGTLQLQISNADTNYYFQFYKLDNRGNQAQLKNEFLDRPYDPRLRPWYIAAKARERATWSEIYLDFDALVPVVTASIPVYDANQKLLGVCAADFLLSAELDTFLSELEVGKSGETFILERSGALVSSSTANEENLLLGEGTAAERLQAVDSKNPLVSATARYLIQQFGDLRSIQGIQQVAFRLPNGQQQFVQVAPFYDSRGLDWLVVLVIPESDFMAEIYASTHLTVFLSVLAVAAALIIGLLTGRWITRPVAKLNQAATAISNGDFTSVVEVEGIDELEDLAASFNSMAHQLRQSFDTLEQRVQERTAELAESNLELAIAKDKAEVANQAKNIFIANMSHELRSPLNAILGYSQLMLRSSCFSCGEREKVAIIYRSGDYLLTLINHILDLSKIEAGQAKLSTHNFDLYQLLEDLEDMFRLKAAEKQLAFICERGASLPRYGSTDEVKLRQVLINLLGNAIKFTRQGQITLRVYASTVAAAVAVNSPTPEAAPSQLPIRVIYFEVEDTGIGMSAQEVAQVFEAFVQAPAGRETQEGAGLGLAISRKFVQLMGGDITVESQVGYGSCFQFAIPMGQVESLLATAGEQQILELVPGQPTYKILVVDDKLVNRCLLVELLAPLGFEVQEAASGREAVALWHCWQPDLIWMDMRMPDVDGYEATQQIKATAAGQKTVIVGLTASVLAEERAAILAAGCDDCLQKPFKQEAVLAAIAAHLNVRYRYTPEASLQIADESPEQVLLELRQMPQAWIDRLYQAALEADAQCALSLLQQIPAEREALVRQFSHLVHRFHFETLLQIIDS; encoded by the coding sequence ATGCCGCGTCTTCTCCGTTTTCCCCAGGTTCGCCAACCGTGGGCTAAGCGTCCCCTACAGTGGATCTTGGTGCTGCCCTTCATCGCTCAATTGGTAGGGGCTGTGGCGCTAGTAGAATATTTATCTTTTCGCAATAGCCAGCGAGCGATTCACGATCTGGCCTCTCAACTGCGTATCGAACTAACTGGGCGAATTCAACAGCAAATTCAGGGCTATGTAGAATCGCCGTTTCTAATTAATGAAATGAATGCGATCGCACTGACCCAAGGCAGCATTCAAGTCAAGCAGGCAGAAGGGGAGTATCTGTTTTGGCAGCAGGCTAAGACCTTTCCTACTAATAATTTGATCTACTGCGGTACTGAGGCGGATGGTGCCTTTATGGGAGTGGGCCGATCAAAGGATGACGGCACGCTGCAACTGCAGATCTCTAATGCTGATACCAACTACTACTTTCAGTTCTATAAACTAGACAACCGAGGCAACCAGGCCCAGCTTAAAAACGAATTTCTAGACCGCCCCTACGACCCACGCCTGCGACCCTGGTATATTGCAGCAAAAGCTAGAGAAAGAGCCACCTGGAGCGAGATTTACCTAGATTTTGATGCCCTGGTACCGGTCGTAACGGCCAGTATTCCTGTGTACGACGCCAACCAGAAGCTGTTAGGGGTCTGTGCGGCCGACTTTCTGCTGTCTGCCGAATTAGACACGTTTCTTAGCGAGCTTGAGGTTGGTAAATCTGGCGAAACCTTTATTTTGGAGCGATCGGGGGCGCTGGTCTCTAGCTCTACCGCTAATGAGGAAAACCTGCTGCTGGGGGAAGGCACAGCAGCGGAGCGACTGCAGGCAGTTGACAGCAAAAATCCTTTGGTCAGCGCCACCGCTCGCTACCTGATCCAGCAATTTGGAGATCTTCGCTCTATTCAAGGCATTCAGCAAGTTGCTTTCCGGTTGCCCAATGGCCAGCAGCAGTTTGTTCAGGTAGCCCCCTTTTATGACAGCCGGGGTCTGGACTGGCTGGTGGTATTGGTCATTCCCGAGTCGGACTTTATGGCCGAGATTTATGCCAGCACGCACCTGACCGTATTTTTGAGTGTGCTGGCCGTAGCGGCAGCGCTAATTATCGGGCTGCTGACAGGCCGCTGGATTACCCGACCAGTGGCAAAGCTCAACCAGGCAGCTACAGCAATTTCCAACGGCGATTTTACTTCCGTGGTGGAGGTGGAGGGAATTGATGAATTGGAGGATCTAGCAGCTTCCTTCAACAGCATGGCCCACCAGCTTCGGCAGTCCTTTGACACGCTGGAGCAGCGCGTGCAAGAGCGGACGGCTGAACTGGCCGAATCAAACCTAGAGCTAGCGATCGCAAAAGATAAAGCCGAAGTTGCCAACCAGGCTAAGAACATCTTTATAGCCAACATGAGCCACGAGTTGCGATCGCCCCTAAATGCCATCTTGGGCTACTCCCAACTGATGCTACGATCCTCCTGTTTTTCCTGCGGTGAGAGAGAAAAGGTTGCTATCATTTATCGTAGTGGCGACTACTTATTGACTTTAATCAATCACATCCTGGACCTATCTAAAATTGAGGCGGGGCAGGCCAAGCTCTCAACCCATAACTTTGATCTCTATCAGCTGCTAGAAGACTTAGAAGATATGTTTCGGCTTAAGGCAGCCGAGAAACAGCTAGCGTTTATCTGTGAGCGGGGGGCATCCCTGCCGCGTTATGGCTCAACGGATGAAGTCAAGCTACGCCAAGTTCTGATCAATCTACTGGGCAACGCCATCAAGTTCACTCGGCAGGGCCAGATCACGCTGCGGGTTTACGCCTCGACTGTGGCAGCTGCGGTTGCTGTTAATAGCCCAACCCCTGAAGCAGCACCGAGCCAACTGCCTATTAGAGTGATCTACTTTGAGGTTGAGGACACCGGTATCGGCATGTCAGCCCAGGAGGTAGCTCAGGTGTTTGAAGCCTTTGTCCAGGCTCCGGCGGGCCGGGAAACACAGGAGGGGGCAGGCCTAGGCCTAGCCATCAGCCGCAAGTTTGTGCAGCTCATGGGCGGCGATATCACAGTCGAAAGCCAGGTTGGTTACGGCAGCTGCTTTCAGTTTGCTATTCCAATGGGACAGGTAGAATCGCTTCTGGCTACGGCAGGTGAGCAGCAAATTCTAGAACTGGTGCCGGGTCAGCCTACCTATAAAATTTTGGTAGTAGACGATAAGCTAGTGAATCGCTGCCTGCTGGTAGAGTTGCTGGCTCCCTTGGGGTTTGAAGTGCAGGAAGCGGCAAGTGGCCGAGAGGCTGTAGCTCTATGGCACTGCTGGCAGCCAGACCTAATTTGGATGGACATGCGGATGCCCGACGTAGATGGCTATGAGGCCACTCAGCAGATTAAAGCCACCGCAGCTGGGCAAAAGACGGTCATTGTCGGGCTGACAGCCAGCGTGTTAGCAGAGGAGCGGGCAGCTATTTTGGCGGCTGGCTGCGACGACTGCCTGCAAAAGCCTTTTAAGCAAGAGGCCGTTTTGGCTGCGATCGCAGCTCACCTAAACGTTCGCTACCGCTACACCCCAGAGGCATCTCTGCAGATCGCTGATGAAAGCCCTGAGCAAGTCCTCTTAGAGCTACGCCAAATGCCCCAAGCCTGGATTGACCGGCTTTATCAGGCGGCTCTGGAAGCAGATGCCCAGTGCGCCCTGAGTTTACTCCAGCAAATTCCGGCTGAGCGCGAGGCGCTCGTTCGCCAATTCAGCCACCTGGTTCATCGGTTCCATTTTGAAACGCTGCTTCAGATCATCGACTCCTGA
- a CDS encoding diguanylate cyclase — translation MTHQLTAAMPGNILIVDDIPENLRLLTELLSQRGYSVRSVRSGQMALKTLKVKLPDLILLDIKMPEMDGYQVCEAVKANAQTQHIPIIFVSALDEAIDKVKAFQVGGADYITKPFHIEEVAARLENQLTLQRQQQLLGQEVAKRKATEAVLDQSKTLLSSILNSSPDGIAALQAIRHQTTQAITDFRCLVANPVLTQLLSRDQIQLEGLLMGEYLENLVSHLPEALIQVVDHGNPWETEFCFFGADEMLWYQLIAVKLGDGVALTLRNMTLRKQAELALKAANLKLETLAHLDSLTGVANRRRFDEYFIGEWLRLTRTKQPLSLILLDVDYFKLYNDYYGHQQGDDCLMRLAQALKLLVHRSSDLVARYGGEEFAIVLPGTGAKGAIAVAQRVQVAIQALAMPHCQSQVQDTVTVSMGIASIIPDRATPPKVLIQQADKTLYQAKQRGRNQYAYEQ, via the coding sequence ATGACTCATCAACTTACTGCTGCGATGCCTGGCAATATCTTGATTGTTGACGACATTCCCGAGAACCTGCGGCTGCTAACAGAATTGCTCTCCCAAAGGGGTTACAGCGTCCGCAGTGTTCGCAGCGGTCAGATGGCCCTCAAAACACTAAAAGTCAAACTGCCGGACCTGATCTTGCTAGATATCAAAATGCCAGAAATGGACGGCTATCAGGTGTGTGAGGCAGTTAAAGCTAACGCCCAGACCCAGCACATTCCCATAATTTTTGTCAGCGCCCTGGATGAAGCGATAGATAAAGTCAAGGCATTTCAGGTGGGTGGGGCAGACTACATTACCAAGCCCTTTCACATAGAGGAGGTTGCTGCCCGTCTAGAGAATCAACTGACCCTCCAACGGCAGCAGCAGCTTCTAGGGCAAGAAGTCGCCAAACGCAAAGCGACAGAAGCTGTGCTAGATCAGTCCAAGACCCTTCTATCTAGCATTTTGAATAGCTCTCCAGATGGCATTGCAGCTCTCCAGGCTATACGACATCAGACTACCCAAGCGATCACCGACTTCCGCTGCCTGGTAGCCAATCCAGTTCTGACTCAACTGCTAAGCCGAGATCAGATTCAGCTGGAGGGTCTGCTAATGGGTGAGTACCTAGAAAATTTGGTTTCCCATTTGCCAGAGGCATTGATTCAGGTTGTCGACCACGGAAACCCCTGGGAAACGGAGTTCTGTTTTTTTGGGGCGGACGAGATGCTTTGGTATCAGCTGATAGCGGTCAAGCTGGGCGATGGGGTAGCTCTCACCCTACGCAATATGACCCTCCGCAAGCAGGCTGAACTAGCTTTAAAGGCTGCTAATCTTAAGCTCGAAACGCTGGCCCACCTGGATAGCCTAACGGGCGTAGCCAACCGTCGTCGCTTTGACGAATATTTTATTGGGGAGTGGCTGCGCCTAACCCGCACCAAACAGCCCCTTAGCCTGATTTTGCTAGACGTAGACTACTTCAAGCTTTACAACGACTACTACGGTCACCAGCAGGGGGATGACTGTCTGATGCGGTTGGCCCAGGCCTTAAAGCTGCTAGTGCATCGCTCAAGCGATCTGGTAGCTCGCTATGGGGGCGAAGAGTTTGCCATTGTGTTGCCGGGAACAGGGGCGAAAGGTGCGATCGCAGTCGCGCAACGCGTCCAAGTAGCCATTCAGGCTCTAGCCATGCCCCATTGTCAATCCCAGGTACAAGACACTGTCACTGTCAGCATGGGCATTGCCAGCATCATTCCCGACAGGGCAACCCCGCCTAAAGTTTTGATTCAGCAGGCAGACAAAACCCTGTACCAAGCCAAGCAGCGAGGCCGCAACCAATACGCCTACGAGCAGTAG
- the tpiA gene encoding triose-phosphate isomerase, translating to MRKIVIAGNWKMFKTQAEALEFLQGFLGELTETPDDREVVLCAPFTALGALSRNLHGARVRIGAQNIHWETTGAYTGEISGAMLQEFAVRFVVVGHSERRQYFGDTDETVNLRLQAAQKYGFVPILCVGETKQQRDAGETEAVIIKQIEKGLVGVDQTNLVIAYEPIWAIGTGDTCEAVEANRVIGVIRQQLKNPDVTIQYGGSVKPDNVDELMAQPEIDGALVGGASLEPKSFARIVNYV from the coding sequence GTGCGAAAAATTGTCATTGCTGGTAACTGGAAAATGTTCAAGACCCAGGCAGAAGCCCTGGAGTTCTTGCAAGGCTTTTTAGGGGAGCTAACAGAAACTCCCGATGATAGAGAGGTCGTGCTGTGCGCTCCATTTACAGCCCTCGGTGCGCTTTCTAGAAATCTGCATGGGGCTCGAGTTAGGATTGGTGCCCAAAACATTCACTGGGAGACGACCGGAGCTTATACCGGCGAAATTTCTGGTGCAATGCTGCAGGAGTTCGCCGTTCGTTTCGTTGTCGTGGGGCACAGCGAACGCCGCCAGTACTTTGGCGATACTGACGAGACAGTGAATCTGCGCCTTCAGGCAGCCCAAAAGTACGGCTTTGTACCCATCCTCTGCGTGGGCGAGACAAAACAGCAACGAGATGCTGGTGAAACTGAAGCCGTTATCATCAAACAAATCGAAAAGGGCTTGGTGGGCGTGGACCAGACCAATCTGGTGATTGCCTACGAACCGATTTGGGCAATTGGTACGGGAGATACCTGTGAGGCTGTAGAAGCCAATCGAGTCATTGGTGTCATTCGGCAGCAGCTGAAGAACCCAGATGTCACAATTCAGTACGGCGGCTCTGTCAAGCCAGACAACGTGGATGAACTGATGGCTCAGCCCGAGATTGATGGGGCACTGGTGGGAGGCGCTAGCCTAGAGCCTAAGAGCTTTGCCCGGATTGTAAACTACGTCTAG
- a CDS encoding polyribonucleotide nucleotidyltransferase, translated as MQEIEKSISFDGRDIRLKVGLLAPQAGGAVLVQSGDTAVLVTATRASAREGIDFLPLLVDYEERLYAAGRIPGGFLRREGRPPERATLISRLIDRPLRPLFPGWLRDDIQVVATTLSMDEHVPPDVLAATGASVAVMLAKIPFNGPMAAVRVGLVGDDFVINPTYQEVEDGDLDLIVAGSPDGVIMVEAGANQLPEEDMIEAIDFGYEVVQDLIQAQRDLIAELGIELVQETEPETDPTLEQFVQEKATASIKEVLKQFELTKPERDEKLDAIKSAIAAEIEALSDEDPIKAAAAANAKALGNTYKSVTKKMMRRQIVEDHVRVDGRKLNEVRPISCRVGLLPQRVHGSGLFQRGLTQVMSITTLGTPGDAQMMDDLHPDEEKRYLHHYNFPPYSVGETRPMRSPGRREIGHGALAERALVPVLPPKEEFPYVIRVVSEVLSSNGSTSMGSVCGSTLSLMDAGVPLVKPVSGAAMGLIKEGDEVRILTDIQGIEDFLGDMDFKVAGTDSGITALQMDMKITGLPMKVIADAIHQAKPARLHILEKMLSTIDQPRQDLSPFAPRLLTIKIDPEMIGMVIGPGGKKIKSITEQTGAKVDIADDGTVTISAIEGEKAKQARALIEAITHRPSAGDVFAGKVTRVIPIGAFVEFLPGQEGMIHISQLADYRVNKVEDEVNVGDDVIVKIREVDGRGRINLTRLNIHPDEATAAREAAAAR; from the coding sequence ATGCAAGAAATTGAAAAGTCGATATCCTTTGACGGACGGGATATTCGACTGAAAGTAGGTTTGTTGGCTCCTCAGGCAGGGGGAGCTGTGTTAGTACAGTCTGGCGATACAGCCGTTTTAGTAACTGCTACACGAGCCTCTGCGCGGGAGGGCATCGACTTTTTGCCGCTTTTGGTGGATTACGAAGAGCGCCTCTATGCAGCCGGACGAATTCCCGGCGGATTTTTGCGGCGGGAGGGCCGCCCCCCAGAGCGGGCCACGCTCATCAGCCGTCTAATTGACCGGCCTTTGCGACCCCTATTTCCGGGCTGGCTGCGAGACGACATTCAGGTGGTTGCGACCACGTTGTCGATGGACGAGCATGTGCCGCCAGATGTGCTGGCGGCAACTGGTGCTTCGGTCGCTGTCATGCTGGCAAAAATTCCCTTTAATGGCCCCATGGCGGCGGTTCGAGTTGGTCTGGTCGGAGACGATTTTGTTATCAATCCCACCTATCAGGAAGTCGAGGACGGCGATCTAGATCTGATCGTCGCCGGGTCTCCCGATGGCGTCATCATGGTCGAAGCAGGGGCCAATCAGCTGCCTGAAGAGGACATGATTGAGGCAATCGACTTTGGCTATGAGGTCGTGCAGGATCTGATTCAAGCCCAGCGGGATTTGATTGCTGAACTGGGCATTGAGCTGGTGCAGGAGACGGAGCCGGAAACCGATCCGACCCTGGAACAGTTTGTTCAGGAGAAAGCGACAGCTAGCATCAAAGAGGTGCTGAAGCAGTTTGAACTGACCAAGCCTGAGCGCGATGAGAAGCTAGATGCGATCAAGAGTGCGATCGCAGCTGAAATAGAAGCTCTGAGCGATGAAGACCCAATCAAAGCTGCCGCTGCTGCAAATGCCAAAGCTCTAGGCAACACCTACAAATCTGTCACCAAAAAGATGATGCGGCGGCAGATTGTAGAAGATCACGTGCGGGTCGATGGCCGCAAGCTAAATGAAGTTCGCCCCATCAGCTGCCGGGTTGGCTTACTGCCTCAGCGAGTACACGGCAGCGGCCTGTTCCAACGGGGCCTGACGCAGGTAATGTCTATCACCACTCTGGGCACCCCCGGCGATGCTCAGATGATGGACGACCTGCACCCCGACGAAGAAAAACGCTACCTGCACCACTACAACTTCCCGCCCTACTCCGTAGGCGAGACTCGCCCCATGCGATCGCCCGGTCGCCGCGAGATCGGCCACGGAGCCCTAGCAGAACGGGCACTGGTGCCGGTTCTGCCGCCCAAAGAAGAGTTTCCCTATGTGATTCGAGTTGTCTCTGAGGTGCTTTCCTCCAACGGCTCGACCTCCATGGGCTCGGTCTGCGGCTCTACCTTGTCTCTCATGGATGCCGGAGTGCCCCTCGTCAAACCCGTCAGCGGGGCTGCTATGGGCCTGATTAAGGAAGGCGATGAGGTGCGCATCCTCACCGACATCCAGGGCATCGAAGACTTCTTGGGAGACATGGACTTCAAGGTGGCTGGCACCGACAGCGGCATCACTGCTCTGCAGATGGACATGAAGATCACTGGCTTGCCAATGAAGGTGATTGCTGATGCTATTCACCAGGCCAAGCCTGCCCGGCTTCACATTCTAGAGAAAATGCTGTCAACCATCGATCAGCCTCGCCAGGATCTGTCGCCCTTCGCCCCCCGACTGCTGACCATCAAGATCGATCCCGAGATGATCGGGATGGTGATTGGACCTGGCGGTAAGAAGATCAAGAGCATCACCGAGCAAACCGGAGCTAAGGTAGATATTGCCGACGACGGTACCGTCACCATCTCCGCTATCGAAGGGGAAAAGGCCAAACAGGCCAGAGCCCTAATTGAAGCCATTACCCACAGGCCCTCAGCTGGCGATGTCTTTGCGGGCAAAGTCACGCGGGTCATTCCCATTGGAGCTTTTGTGGAGTTTCTGCCCGGCCAGGAGGGCATGATTCACATTTCCCAGTTGGCGGACTACCGGGTTAACAAGGTTGAGGACGAAGTGAACGTCGGCGATGATGTCATCGTTAAGATTCGGGAAGTTGATGGCCGAGGCCGGATCAACTTGACCCGCCTGAACATCCATCCTGATGAGGCGACTGCCGCCCGTGAGGCTGCTGCTGCCCGGTAA
- a CDS encoding NAD-dependent epimerase: MRILITGVAGFIGFFVARHLLAAGHTIYGIDNLNDYYDVRLKQDRLQQLLGEPQFTFEKLDLFDRAGMMTLFEAHPFDAVVHLAAQAGVRYSLENPFAYSDSNLSGFLNVLEGCRRAQVQHLVFASSSSVYGANRKVPFAVSDTVDYPVSLYAATKKANELMAHAYSHLYQLPMTGLRFFTVYGPWGRPDMAYFKFVDAIAHDRPIDVYNHGQMKRDFTYIDDVVEGIVRTLGHPPQPLATTVEDCDSRAPYKIYNIGNHQPVALLRFIEVIEAAMGKPAEKIFKPMQPGDVPATYADVDDLMQAVGFQPNTPIEVGIGQFVQWYRGYYGV; this comes from the coding sequence ATGAGGATTTTGATCACTGGAGTCGCTGGCTTTATCGGTTTTTTCGTGGCTCGGCATCTGCTAGCAGCGGGCCACACCATTTACGGCATCGACAATCTCAATGATTACTACGACGTTCGCCTCAAGCAGGATCGTCTGCAGCAGCTGCTAGGAGAGCCCCAATTCACCTTCGAAAAATTGGATCTGTTCGATCGAGCAGGCATGATGACTCTGTTTGAGGCCCATCCCTTTGATGCGGTAGTACATCTAGCGGCCCAGGCCGGAGTGCGCTATTCCCTGGAAAATCCCTTCGCCTATTCCGATAGCAACCTGTCCGGTTTTCTCAATGTGCTAGAAGGCTGTCGTCGCGCTCAGGTTCAACATCTCGTCTTTGCGTCGTCTAGTTCGGTCTATGGGGCCAACCGCAAAGTTCCTTTTGCGGTTAGCGATACGGTGGATTATCCGGTGTCTCTCTACGCTGCCACCAAAAAAGCCAATGAGCTGATGGCCCACGCCTACAGCCACCTCTATCAGCTACCCATGACCGGACTGCGTTTTTTTACCGTGTATGGCCCTTGGGGCCGACCGGATATGGCCTACTTTAAGTTTGTCGATGCGATCGCACACGATCGCCCCATCGACGTCTACAACCACGGCCAAATGAAGCGCGACTTCACCTACATTGATGATGTTGTTGAAGGGATTGTTCGCACCCTAGGTCATCCACCTCAGCCCCTAGCGACTACGGTAGAAGACTGTGATAGCCGTGCCCCCTACAAAATCTACAACATCGGCAACCACCAGCCGGTAGCCCTGCTGCGCTTTATCGAGGTCATTGAGGCGGCCATGGGCAAGCCCGCCGAGAAAATCTTTAAGCCCATGCAACCTGGCGATGTGCCCGCCACCTACGCCGATGTCGATGACTTGATGCAGGCCGTCGGGTTTCAGCCTAACACCCCTATAGAAGTGGGTATTGGTCAGTTTGTGCAGTGGTACCGGGGATATTACGGCGTGTAG
- a CDS encoding DUF4349 domain-containing protein, with protein MAASLFSTARWQLTLLGLLTTSLLTGCGAVSTTPSRSSSEAAAPQTGETFSQTVQSDAGMDAAVPSEAAAGGAPAVPLPEASPQLVKQAKLTLILDDVDEGTAAATQIARQFQGDILTLEDWQPQQLTAPRQVNLTLRLPQQNLEAALDQIRQLGDIQQQSVTAEDVSDQLVDLSARLRNLRQSETALLKIMDRSGKIPEVLEVSRELSTVRESIERLAAQQQQLNRQVTYSTITLTLTSAIAAAPNPRPLGETVSTSWQAATQSVGTFTVGLLKISLWLLAYSPYLALIAGIAFGGYRWQRRTGQSVVVERVGGE; from the coding sequence ATGGCTGCGTCTCTCTTTTCTACTGCCCGCTGGCAACTGACCCTGCTCGGTCTTCTTACCACCAGCCTGCTAACCGGATGTGGGGCTGTCTCTACTACCCCTTCGCGCAGTTCATCAGAGGCAGCTGCACCTCAAACAGGCGAAACCTTTTCTCAAACTGTCCAGTCGGATGCAGGGATGGATGCGGCTGTGCCTTCGGAAGCTGCAGCGGGTGGTGCCCCTGCTGTACCTCTGCCTGAAGCCTCCCCCCAACTGGTCAAGCAGGCCAAACTAACCCTGATTCTCGATGACGTAGACGAGGGCACTGCCGCTGCTACCCAAATCGCTCGGCAGTTCCAAGGTGACATTTTAACCCTAGAAGATTGGCAGCCCCAACAGCTGACGGCCCCTCGCCAGGTCAACCTGACCCTGCGCTTGCCTCAGCAAAACCTAGAGGCTGCCCTCGACCAGATTCGCCAGCTAGGAGACATTCAGCAGCAGTCGGTAACCGCAGAAGACGTGTCTGACCAGCTAGTTGATCTGTCAGCCCGTCTGCGTAATCTGCGCCAGTCGGAAACCGCTCTGCTCAAAATCATGGATCGCTCCGGCAAAATTCCTGAAGTTCTGGAAGTGTCTCGCGAGTTGAGCACTGTCCGAGAGTCGATTGAGCGCTTGGCTGCCCAGCAGCAGCAGCTTAATCGCCAAGTTACCTACTCAACCATTACACTGACTCTGACCAGCGCGATCGCAGCGGCTCCCAACCCCCGTCCCCTAGGAGAGACTGTCAGCACCTCCTGGCAAGCCGCCACCCAATCCGTCGGCACCTTCACCGTTGGCCTCCTCAAAATTAGCCTGTGGCTTCTAGCCTATAGCCCTTACCTAGCGCTAATCGCAGGTATTGCCTTTGGCGGCTACCGATGGCAGCGGCGAACAGGGCAGTCGGTGGTTGTGGAGAGGGTTGGAGGGGAGTGA
- a CDS encoding low-complexity tail membrane protein produces MRSFRLDPYLWVHLAGLAAVPLWLDICLLGLATGEPVLPTWVELGMIGGIGILPIVWMQWQKPFSIFSLVLLALRPDRMGEDRRRILRLFKDPLVKFLAALAPIPLIWVLVRLYTLAPLASDLTPFAVGGRGLGLLVAAIAFLLVNLFVQVPVSVLRVLATPQRVFNKLPPYPSEQVKQDFTVLGFRVNRILPDWQASAKPAVVKTDSVASVSPPQPVATTLEEDLDTWGTNAEDFSAMSEVTSDLSTDDIGSAEIVSTELSAPMVPATSEPVAPEVESLASPEIVFSEELQQEAATSEAEALITGEPVSDEDPDFAKPLADLLTAASETPWQHPEPDLEPLEPAFEPEVDAAEPVFLDDPEINPDPSGSTPTTDASDSSESSWHA; encoded by the coding sequence ATGCGTTCATTTCGACTCGACCCGTATCTTTGGGTACATTTGGCAGGACTGGCTGCCGTGCCGCTCTGGTTAGACATTTGTCTGCTGGGGTTGGCTACTGGAGAGCCGGTTCTGCCAACTTGGGTAGAGTTGGGAATGATCGGGGGTATCGGCATTCTGCCGATAGTCTGGATGCAGTGGCAAAAGCCTTTCAGCATCTTTAGCCTAGTTTTGCTGGCCCTACGCCCCGATCGCATGGGCGAAGACCGACGCCGCATTTTGCGTCTGTTTAAGGATCCATTGGTCAAGTTTCTGGCAGCACTAGCCCCGATTCCCTTAATCTGGGTGCTGGTCAGGCTTTATACGCTGGCTCCGCTAGCATCGGATTTAACGCCGTTTGCCGTGGGCGGGCGAGGGCTAGGTTTGCTGGTAGCTGCGATCGCATTTCTTCTGGTCAATCTTTTTGTTCAGGTGCCGGTTAGCGTTCTGCGTGTTCTGGCAACGCCGCAGCGGGTCTTCAATAAGCTGCCGCCCTACCCTTCAGAACAGGTCAAGCAGGATTTTACAGTCCTGGGCTTTCGAGTCAACCGAATTTTGCCTGACTGGCAGGCTTCAGCAAAACCTGCAGTGGTTAAAACTGACTCCGTAGCGTCAGTTAGCCCACCCCAGCCAGTAGCGACCACGCTGGAAGAAGACCTTGATACTTGGGGAACAAATGCTGAAGATTTCTCAGCAATGTCAGAGGTGACCTCAGATCTATCGACTGATGATATAGGCTCTGCCGAAATTGTCTCTACTGAGCTATCTGCACCGATGGTTCCGGCCACGTCTGAGCCGGTTGCGCCTGAAGTAGAGTCATTGGCTAGCCCTGAGATTGTCTTCTCGGAGGAACTGCAGCAAGAGGCTGCGACTTCTGAAGCTGAGGCTCTTATTACGGGTGAACCAGTCTCTGATGAGGATCCGGACTTCGCTAAGCCCTTAGCGGATTTGCTGACTGCTGCCTCTGAGACGCCTTGGCAGCATCCTGAGCCAGACCTTGAGCCACTTGAACCAGCCTTTGAGCCAGAGGTAGATGCAGCAGAGCCTGTCTTTCTAGATGACCCAGAGATCAATCCTGATCCTAGCGGCTCAACCCCTACTACCGACGCCTCCGACAGCTCAGAATCCTCTTGGCATGCCTAA